A region of Diospyros lotus cultivar Yz01 chromosome 3, ASM1463336v1, whole genome shotgun sequence DNA encodes the following proteins:
- the LOC127796268 gene encoding uncharacterized protein LOC127796268, giving the protein NIAKTGSLCCVAARPHGSNAASREWSLGPNEPYWRTNTSFSPPPSRWDFQFQPEGLSFGSHDGNQLYNSSTSSNSRESRSWMRGNHISNQYSISDTVGPYFSSPSEMSPAQQWAPPTIQEIRMDDYGSSSRRVLGLLSFSPAREETSVVQDSRGSTSSRSDSSDYEAMTKSQLSSHRNFPSRRCFMSKPIHPLSFPSETPAGQAADTSATSFSELDAGVPRRESQRISSASGSFDFTDVSEQLESDSFSRLCNPSDGFKCALCERFLSQRSPWSSRRIVKSGDMPVAGVLSCRHVFHAECLEQTTPKTRKSDPPCPLCARSEEENSPEQRVFSKLKSSFPKLRPLNEDGPSRPWGCTQAGDCVEGALQAPSRNTMLLLNRNRIRKNLALKGSSGKEFPGKLRKIGSYSSPLLIGRSGEQGTAAAGSSKTTPGPGIGMK; this is encoded by the exons AACATAGCTAAGACGGGGTCCCTTTGTTGCGTGGCTGCTAGGCCACATGGCTCTAATGCAGCCAGCAGGGAGTGGTCCCTGGGTCCAAATGAACCCTATTGGCGAACTAATACAAGCTTCTCACCTCCACCATCAAGATGGGATTTCCAGTTTCAACCTGAAGGGCTATCATTTGGTTCTCATGATGGTAATCAACTGTACAATTCTTCTACCTCATCAAACAGCAGAGAAAGTAGGAGCTGGATGAGAGGAAACCATATTTCCAATCAATACTCAATATCTGACACTGTTGGTCCATACTTCAGTAGTCCATCTGAAATGTCGCCAGCCCAGCAATGGGCTCCTCCAACAATACAAGAAATTAGAATGGATGATTATGGAAGTTCATCAAGGAGAG TCCTAGGTCTATTATCATTTTCACCAGCAAGGGAG GAAACATCAGTTGTCCAAGATAGCAGGGGTTCTACTTCATCCCGATCAGACAGTAGTGATTATGAGGCAATGACCAAGTCACAGTTATCCTCCCACCGCAATTTCCCTAGTCGCCGTTGCTTTATGTCCAAACCCATTCACCCCCTGTCCTTTCCATCTGAAACACCTGCAGGTCAAGCTGCTGACACATCAGCCACTAGTTTTTCAGAGCTTGATGCTGGCGTCCCTAGAAGAGAGTCTCAACGTATTAGCAGCGCCAGTGGTAGTTTTGATTTTACAGATGTTTCTGAGCAATTGGAGTCTGATTCTTTCAGTCGATTGTGTAATCCGTCCGATGGTTTTAAATGTGCATTGTGCGAGAGGTTTCTTTCACAGAGATCACCCTGGAGTTCTCGTCGAATTGTGAAAAGTGGGGACATGCCAGTTGCTGGAGTTCTTTCATGCCGTCATGTTTTCCACGCGGAATGCTTGGAGCAAACAACACCAAAGACGCGCAAAAGCGACCCTCCTTGTCCTCTCTGTGCGAGGTCAGAGGAAGAAAATTCCCCCGAGCAGCGTGTTTTCTCCAAGCTGAAGAGCAGCTTCCCAAAGCTTCGACCCCTGAACGAGGACGGCCCATCAAGGCCCTGGGGCTGCACTCAGGCAGGTGACTGTGTAGAAGGGGCTTTGCAAGCTCCTTCACGCAACACTATGTTGTTACTCAATAGGAACAGAATTAGAAAGAATCTGGCCTTGAAGGGTAGTTCAGGCAAGGAATTTCCGGGGAAGTTGAGGAAGATTGGCTCATATTCTTCCCCCCTCTTGATTGGAAGGTCCGGAGAGCAGGGAACAGCTGCTGCTGGGTCATCGAAGACAACACCGGGGCCGGGTATTGGTATGAAATGA